A part of Chanodichthys erythropterus isolate Z2021 chromosome 4, ASM2448905v1, whole genome shotgun sequence genomic DNA contains:
- the LOC137019468 gene encoding enoyl-[acyl-carrier-protein] reductase, mitochondrial isoform X4 has protein sequence MFPGRKIKYIMMEQLLLPPVKDGSVRVRMLAAPVNPADMNMIQGSYQILCPLPAVGGNEGVGEVLEVGSDVTSLRPGDWVVPIDAGFGTWRTGAVCEEDELISVPKDISLLGAATVSVNPCTAYRMLHDFQTLTPGCTVIQNAANSAVGQAVIQIAAALGLKTINIIRDRPNCAELIDELQSLGADYVITEEEVMSSGFHRVFEEVPKPKLGLNCVGGLSGGLVLSNLDYGGTMVTYGGMAKRPLQIPAKSFIFHNVTLKGFWLTKWKRRHREDKAQLKAMLDAVCDLMRAGQLSTPHCVQTPFQHYTHALRATVQSHRRKHVLIM, from the exons atgtttcccggaagaaaaattaagtacattat GATGGAGCAGCTGCTGTTGCCTCCAGTGAAAGATGGCTCCGTGAGAGTCCGCATGCTGGCGGCTCCTGTCAATCCTGCAGACATGAACATGATCCAGG GTTCGTACCAAATCTTGTGCCCCCTCCCGGCGGTGGGGGGGAATGAGGGCGTGGGAGAGGTGCTGGAGGTGGGCAGTGATGTCACATCTCTCCGACCTGGAGATTGGGTCGTGCCCATAGATGCTGGCTTTG GCACATGGAGGACAGGAGCTGTGTGTGAAGAGGACGAGCTCATATCTGTTCCTAAAGACATCTCTCTTCTGGGGGCCGCCACTGTCTCCGTGAACCCCTGCACTGCCTACAGGATGCTGCACGACTTCCAAACGCTCACCCCTG GCTGTACAGTGATTCAGAACGCCGCTAACAGCGCAGTGGGACAGGCTGTGATTCAGATCGCTGCGGCACTGGGCCTGAAGACCATCAACATCATCAGAGACAG ACcaaactgtgcagagctgatcGATGAGCTTCAGTCACTCGGAGCTGATTATGTCATCACAGAAGAGGAAGTGATGTCATCAGGGTTTCATCGGGTCTTTGAG GAGGTTCCCAAACCTAAACTGGGCCTGAACTGTGTCGGGGGCTTGAGCGGAGGACTTGTGCTGTCCAATCTTGA ttatggAGGAACGATGGTCACATACGGAGGGATGGCCAAAAGACCCCTCCAGATCCCTGCT AAATCCTTCATATTCCACAATGTGACTCTGAAGGGCTTCTGGCTGACCAAGTGGAAAAGACGCCACAGAGAAG ATAAAGCCCAGCTGAAGGCCATGTTGGATGCTGTGTGTGACCTCATGAGAGCCGGACAGCTGTCCACACCACACTGCGTCCAGACGCCATTTCAGCACTACACACACGCGCTGCGAGCTACTGTACAATCACACCGCCGCAAACACGTTCTCATCATGTAG
- the LOC137019468 gene encoding enoyl-[acyl-carrier-protein] reductase, mitochondrial isoform X5, producing MFPGRKIKMEQLLLPPVKDGSVRVRMLAAPVNPADMNMIQGSYQILCPLPAVGGNEGVGEVLEVGSDVTSLRPGDWVVPIDAGFGTWRTGAVCEEDELISVPKDISLLGAATVSVNPCTAYRMLHDFQTLTPGCTVIQNAANSAVGQAVIQIAAALGLKTINIIRDRPNCAELIDELQSLGADYVITEEEVMSSGFHRVFEEVPKPKLGLNCVGGLSGGLVLSNLDYGGTMVTYGGMAKRPLQIPAKSFIFHNVTLKGFWLTKWKRRHREDKAQLKAMLDAVCDLMRAGQLSTPHCVQTPFQHYTHALRATVQSHRRKHVLIM from the exons atgtttcccggaagaaaaattaa GATGGAGCAGCTGCTGTTGCCTCCAGTGAAAGATGGCTCCGTGAGAGTCCGCATGCTGGCGGCTCCTGTCAATCCTGCAGACATGAACATGATCCAGG GTTCGTACCAAATCTTGTGCCCCCTCCCGGCGGTGGGGGGGAATGAGGGCGTGGGAGAGGTGCTGGAGGTGGGCAGTGATGTCACATCTCTCCGACCTGGAGATTGGGTCGTGCCCATAGATGCTGGCTTTG GCACATGGAGGACAGGAGCTGTGTGTGAAGAGGACGAGCTCATATCTGTTCCTAAAGACATCTCTCTTCTGGGGGCCGCCACTGTCTCCGTGAACCCCTGCACTGCCTACAGGATGCTGCACGACTTCCAAACGCTCACCCCTG GCTGTACAGTGATTCAGAACGCCGCTAACAGCGCAGTGGGACAGGCTGTGATTCAGATCGCTGCGGCACTGGGCCTGAAGACCATCAACATCATCAGAGACAG ACcaaactgtgcagagctgatcGATGAGCTTCAGTCACTCGGAGCTGATTATGTCATCACAGAAGAGGAAGTGATGTCATCAGGGTTTCATCGGGTCTTTGAG GAGGTTCCCAAACCTAAACTGGGCCTGAACTGTGTCGGGGGCTTGAGCGGAGGACTTGTGCTGTCCAATCTTGA ttatggAGGAACGATGGTCACATACGGAGGGATGGCCAAAAGACCCCTCCAGATCCCTGCT AAATCCTTCATATTCCACAATGTGACTCTGAAGGGCTTCTGGCTGACCAAGTGGAAAAGACGCCACAGAGAAG ATAAAGCCCAGCTGAAGGCCATGTTGGATGCTGTGTGTGACCTCATGAGAGCCGGACAGCTGTCCACACCACACTGCGTCCAGACGCCATTTCAGCACTACACACACGCGCTGCGAGCTACTGTACAATCACACCGCCGCAAACACGTTCTCATCATGTAG
- the LOC137019468 gene encoding enoyl-[acyl-carrier-protein] reductase, mitochondrial isoform X1, producing MLIRSLLLRAAHDGTILLKVRQRCSSVWRETHHCSALVYREHSHDIDTVSTALRKQQKILACFPEEKLSTLFLLFVNRWINCWTLVKDLTDRWSFVFRMEQLLLPPVKDGSVRVRMLAAPVNPADMNMIQGSYQILCPLPAVGGNEGVGEVLEVGSDVTSLRPGDWVVPIDAGFGTWRTGAVCEEDELISVPKDISLLGAATVSVNPCTAYRMLHDFQTLTPGCTVIQNAANSAVGQAVIQIAAALGLKTINIIRDRPNCAELIDELQSLGADYVITEEEVMSSGFHRVFEEVPKPKLGLNCVGGLSGGLVLSNLDYGGTMVTYGGMAKRPLQIPAKSFIFHNVTLKGFWLTKWKRRHREDKAQLKAMLDAVCDLMRAGQLSTPHCVQTPFQHYTHALRATVQSHRRKHVLIM from the exons atgCTCATCAGAAGTCTGCTGCTCAGAGCTGCCCATGATGGGACGATCCTGCTGAAGGTCCGTCAGAGATGCTCTTCAGTGTGGAGAGAGACTCATCACTGCTCGGCTTTAGTTTACAGAGAACACTCACATGACATCGATACTGTCAG tactgcccttcggaagcaacagaagatacttgcatgtttcccggaagaaaaattaagtacattat TTCTGCTCTTTGTTAATCGGTGGATTAACTGTTGGACGCTTGTGAAAGATCTCACTGACCGCTGGTCATTTGTCTTCAGGATGGAGCAGCTGCTGTTGCCTCCAGTGAAAGATGGCTCCGTGAGAGTCCGCATGCTGGCGGCTCCTGTCAATCCTGCAGACATGAACATGATCCAGG GTTCGTACCAAATCTTGTGCCCCCTCCCGGCGGTGGGGGGGAATGAGGGCGTGGGAGAGGTGCTGGAGGTGGGCAGTGATGTCACATCTCTCCGACCTGGAGATTGGGTCGTGCCCATAGATGCTGGCTTTG GCACATGGAGGACAGGAGCTGTGTGTGAAGAGGACGAGCTCATATCTGTTCCTAAAGACATCTCTCTTCTGGGGGCCGCCACTGTCTCCGTGAACCCCTGCACTGCCTACAGGATGCTGCACGACTTCCAAACGCTCACCCCTG GCTGTACAGTGATTCAGAACGCCGCTAACAGCGCAGTGGGACAGGCTGTGATTCAGATCGCTGCGGCACTGGGCCTGAAGACCATCAACATCATCAGAGACAG ACcaaactgtgcagagctgatcGATGAGCTTCAGTCACTCGGAGCTGATTATGTCATCACAGAAGAGGAAGTGATGTCATCAGGGTTTCATCGGGTCTTTGAG GAGGTTCCCAAACCTAAACTGGGCCTGAACTGTGTCGGGGGCTTGAGCGGAGGACTTGTGCTGTCCAATCTTGA ttatggAGGAACGATGGTCACATACGGAGGGATGGCCAAAAGACCCCTCCAGATCCCTGCT AAATCCTTCATATTCCACAATGTGACTCTGAAGGGCTTCTGGCTGACCAAGTGGAAAAGACGCCACAGAGAAG ATAAAGCCCAGCTGAAGGCCATGTTGGATGCTGTGTGTGACCTCATGAGAGCCGGACAGCTGTCCACACCACACTGCGTCCAGACGCCATTTCAGCACTACACACACGCGCTGCGAGCTACTGTACAATCACACCGCCGCAAACACGTTCTCATCATGTAG
- the LOC137019468 gene encoding enoyl-[acyl-carrier-protein] reductase, mitochondrial isoform X2: MLIRSLLLRAAHDGTILLKVRQRCSSVWRETHHCSALVYREHSHDIDTVSTALRKQQKILACFPEEKLILLFVNRWINCWTLVKDLTDRWSFVFRMEQLLLPPVKDGSVRVRMLAAPVNPADMNMIQGSYQILCPLPAVGGNEGVGEVLEVGSDVTSLRPGDWVVPIDAGFGTWRTGAVCEEDELISVPKDISLLGAATVSVNPCTAYRMLHDFQTLTPGCTVIQNAANSAVGQAVIQIAAALGLKTINIIRDRPNCAELIDELQSLGADYVITEEEVMSSGFHRVFEEVPKPKLGLNCVGGLSGGLVLSNLDYGGTMVTYGGMAKRPLQIPAKSFIFHNVTLKGFWLTKWKRRHREDKAQLKAMLDAVCDLMRAGQLSTPHCVQTPFQHYTHALRATVQSHRRKHVLIM, encoded by the exons atgCTCATCAGAAGTCTGCTGCTCAGAGCTGCCCATGATGGGACGATCCTGCTGAAGGTCCGTCAGAGATGCTCTTCAGTGTGGAGAGAGACTCATCACTGCTCGGCTTTAGTTTACAGAGAACACTCACATGACATCGATACTGTCAG tactgcccttcggaagcaacagaagatacttgcatgtttcccggaagaaaaattaa TTCTGCTCTTTGTTAATCGGTGGATTAACTGTTGGACGCTTGTGAAAGATCTCACTGACCGCTGGTCATTTGTCTTCAGGATGGAGCAGCTGCTGTTGCCTCCAGTGAAAGATGGCTCCGTGAGAGTCCGCATGCTGGCGGCTCCTGTCAATCCTGCAGACATGAACATGATCCAGG GTTCGTACCAAATCTTGTGCCCCCTCCCGGCGGTGGGGGGGAATGAGGGCGTGGGAGAGGTGCTGGAGGTGGGCAGTGATGTCACATCTCTCCGACCTGGAGATTGGGTCGTGCCCATAGATGCTGGCTTTG GCACATGGAGGACAGGAGCTGTGTGTGAAGAGGACGAGCTCATATCTGTTCCTAAAGACATCTCTCTTCTGGGGGCCGCCACTGTCTCCGTGAACCCCTGCACTGCCTACAGGATGCTGCACGACTTCCAAACGCTCACCCCTG GCTGTACAGTGATTCAGAACGCCGCTAACAGCGCAGTGGGACAGGCTGTGATTCAGATCGCTGCGGCACTGGGCCTGAAGACCATCAACATCATCAGAGACAG ACcaaactgtgcagagctgatcGATGAGCTTCAGTCACTCGGAGCTGATTATGTCATCACAGAAGAGGAAGTGATGTCATCAGGGTTTCATCGGGTCTTTGAG GAGGTTCCCAAACCTAAACTGGGCCTGAACTGTGTCGGGGGCTTGAGCGGAGGACTTGTGCTGTCCAATCTTGA ttatggAGGAACGATGGTCACATACGGAGGGATGGCCAAAAGACCCCTCCAGATCCCTGCT AAATCCTTCATATTCCACAATGTGACTCTGAAGGGCTTCTGGCTGACCAAGTGGAAAAGACGCCACAGAGAAG ATAAAGCCCAGCTGAAGGCCATGTTGGATGCTGTGTGTGACCTCATGAGAGCCGGACAGCTGTCCACACCACACTGCGTCCAGACGCCATTTCAGCACTACACACACGCGCTGCGAGCTACTGTACAATCACACCGCCGCAAACACGTTCTCATCATGTAG
- the LOC137019468 gene encoding enoyl-[acyl-carrier-protein] reductase, mitochondrial isoform X3: MLIRSLLLRAAHDGTILLKVRQRCSSVWRETHHCSALVYREHSHDIDTVRMEQLLLPPVKDGSVRVRMLAAPVNPADMNMIQGSYQILCPLPAVGGNEGVGEVLEVGSDVTSLRPGDWVVPIDAGFGTWRTGAVCEEDELISVPKDISLLGAATVSVNPCTAYRMLHDFQTLTPGCTVIQNAANSAVGQAVIQIAAALGLKTINIIRDRPNCAELIDELQSLGADYVITEEEVMSSGFHRVFEEVPKPKLGLNCVGGLSGGLVLSNLDYGGTMVTYGGMAKRPLQIPAKSFIFHNVTLKGFWLTKWKRRHREDKAQLKAMLDAVCDLMRAGQLSTPHCVQTPFQHYTHALRATVQSHRRKHVLIM, from the exons atgCTCATCAGAAGTCTGCTGCTCAGAGCTGCCCATGATGGGACGATCCTGCTGAAGGTCCGTCAGAGATGCTCTTCAGTGTGGAGAGAGACTCATCACTGCTCGGCTTTAGTTTACAGAGAACACTCACATGACATCGATACTGTCAG GATGGAGCAGCTGCTGTTGCCTCCAGTGAAAGATGGCTCCGTGAGAGTCCGCATGCTGGCGGCTCCTGTCAATCCTGCAGACATGAACATGATCCAGG GTTCGTACCAAATCTTGTGCCCCCTCCCGGCGGTGGGGGGGAATGAGGGCGTGGGAGAGGTGCTGGAGGTGGGCAGTGATGTCACATCTCTCCGACCTGGAGATTGGGTCGTGCCCATAGATGCTGGCTTTG GCACATGGAGGACAGGAGCTGTGTGTGAAGAGGACGAGCTCATATCTGTTCCTAAAGACATCTCTCTTCTGGGGGCCGCCACTGTCTCCGTGAACCCCTGCACTGCCTACAGGATGCTGCACGACTTCCAAACGCTCACCCCTG GCTGTACAGTGATTCAGAACGCCGCTAACAGCGCAGTGGGACAGGCTGTGATTCAGATCGCTGCGGCACTGGGCCTGAAGACCATCAACATCATCAGAGACAG ACcaaactgtgcagagctgatcGATGAGCTTCAGTCACTCGGAGCTGATTATGTCATCACAGAAGAGGAAGTGATGTCATCAGGGTTTCATCGGGTCTTTGAG GAGGTTCCCAAACCTAAACTGGGCCTGAACTGTGTCGGGGGCTTGAGCGGAGGACTTGTGCTGTCCAATCTTGA ttatggAGGAACGATGGTCACATACGGAGGGATGGCCAAAAGACCCCTCCAGATCCCTGCT AAATCCTTCATATTCCACAATGTGACTCTGAAGGGCTTCTGGCTGACCAAGTGGAAAAGACGCCACAGAGAAG ATAAAGCCCAGCTGAAGGCCATGTTGGATGCTGTGTGTGACCTCATGAGAGCCGGACAGCTGTCCACACCACACTGCGTCCAGACGCCATTTCAGCACTACACACACGCGCTGCGAGCTACTGTACAATCACACCGCCGCAAACACGTTCTCATCATGTAG